The following nucleotide sequence is from Chromobacterium rhizoryzae.
CCGCCTTGAAATGCGGCACATATTTCTCAGGAACCGAGACGCTGGTGCCCGACTTGGGGTTGCGGCCAATCCGCGGCGGACGGTAGTTCAAATCGAAACTGCCGAAACCGCGGATTTCAATCCGGTTTCCCTGCGCCAGGTTATTGGCCATCGCATCCAAAATGGTTTTGACGGCCAACTCAGCGTCTTTGTAGACCAACTGAGAATTGCGCTCGGCGAGTCGTTCCGACAGCCTAGCGATCAGCTCAGATTTGGTCATGTCTCAATTACTCGTTAGAGCCGGACAGTTTTGCCTTCAGCAAGGCACCCAGATTGGTGGTGCCAGCGGAAGCGCTGTCAACGGACAGGCTCTTCAGAGCAACGTTGTCTTCCTGAGCGTCTTTAGCCTTGATGGACAGGCTGATGTTGCGGGACTTGCGGTCCACGGCAATGATCACGGCTTCCACTTCTTCGCCGTCCTTCAGAACGGAGCGAGCGTCTTCCACGCGGTCGCGGGACAGTTCGGAAGCGCGCAGGTAGCCTTCAACATCGGTGTCCAGAGTCACGACGGCGCCTTTGGCGTCAACGGACTTCACGGTGCCCTTAACCAGAGCGCCCTTGTCGTTCATCGCAACGAAGTTGTTGAACGGATCGCCTTCCATCTGCTTGATGCCCAGGGAAATGCGCTCTTTCTCAACGTCGATGGACAGAACAACGGCTTCAACCTCGTCGCCCTTCTTGAACTTGCGCACGGCTTCTTCGCCAGCTTCGTTCCAGGACAGGTCGGACAGGTGAACCAGGCCGTCGATGCCGCCCGGCAGGCCAACGAACACGCCGAAGTCGGTGATGGACTTGATCGCGCCCTTCAGCTTGTCGCCTTTGTGGAAGTTGTCGGCAAACTCGTTCCACGGGTTGGCCAGGCACTGCTTCATGCCCAGGGAGATGCGACGACGGTCTTCGTCGATTTCCAGGATCATCACTTCCACTTCGTCGCCAACCTGAACAACCTTGGACGGGTGTACGTTCTTGTTGGTCCAGTCCATTTCGGACACGTGCACCAGGCCTTCGATGCCCTGTTCGATTTCCACGAACGCGCCGTAGTCGGTCAGGTTGGTCACCTTGCCGAACAGACGGGTGCCGGACGGGTAGCGGCGGGACAGGCCCACCCACGGATCTTCGCCCAGTTGCTTCAGACCCAGGGATACGCGGTTCTTCTCTTGGTCGAACTTCAGTACCTTGGCTTCCACTTCGTCGCCCACGGCCAGAACTTCGGACGGGTGCTTCACGCGGCGCCATGCCAGGTCGGTGATGTGCAGCAGACCATCGATGCCGCCCAGGTCAACGAACGCACCGTAGTCGGTGATGTTCTTGACGATACCCTTGATGATGGCGCCCTCTTTCAGGGTTTCCAGCAGAGCTTTGCGCTCTTCGCCCAGGGTTTCTTCCAGCACGGAACGACGGGACACAACAACGTTGTTGCGCTTGCGATCCAGCTTGATGACCTTGAATTCGATCTGTTTGTTTTCGTACGGGGTGGTGTCTTTCACCGGACGCACGTCAACCAGGGAACCCGGCAGGAAGGCGCGGATGCCGTTGACCATAACGGTCAGGCCGCCTTTGACTTTGCCGCTGATCAGACCGGACAGGATCTTGCCGGTTTCCAGAGCCTCTTCCAGCTCCACCCAAGCGGCCAGGCGCTTGGCTTTTTCGCGGGACAGCTTGGTTTCGCCAAAGCCGTTTTCCAGCGCGTCGATGGCGACGGTAACGAAGTCGCCGATGGCCACTTCGACCACGCCTTGGTCGTTCTTGAATTCTTCAGCCGGAATCAGGGACTCGGACTTGAGGCCTGCGTTCACGGTTACAAAGTTGGAATCAACTGCCACCACTTCGGCAGTGATCACCTCGCCCACGCGCATGTCGTGAAGGGTCAGGCTTTCCTCAAACAGCTGAGCGAAGTTTTCCATGGAGAGGGTAGTCATCAAGCGTACTCTCGGTGCGCGCCTTGCGGCGTGCGGGGTTAGGGTTGCACAACGGGTTTATTGCCTTGCAGCATTTTCACCCGACAAAAAAATCATAGGCCGGAGACCTGTCTTTCCTCGAACCAACGTAGAACCTGTGCGACCGCCTGGTCGATGGTCAGCTCCGTGGTGTCGAGCAAAAAGGCGTCCGGCTCCTGGCGCAGCGGCGCTACCGGCCGGGCGGCATCGCGCGCGTCCCGATCGATAATGTCCTGCAGAATCCGTGGGAGATTAGCAGAATCTCCCTTGCCGATCAACTGCTTATAGCGGCGCTCGGCGCGTTCCTCGGCGCTGGCGGTCAAAAACACCTTCAAGGCGGCGGCGGGAAACACCACCGAACCCATGTCGCGGCCGTCCGTCACCAGGCCCGGCAACTGGCAGAAATCGCGTTGGCGCTGCAACAGCGCGGCGCGCACCGCCGGCAGCGCGCCCACCTTGGACGCGCCGATGCCGATTTCCTCGCTGCGTATCGCCGCGCTGGCGTCGTTGCTCTCCAGCCACACCGCCCCGTCGGCGAACTCCACCGGCAAGCCGGAGGCGGCCGCGGCCAGGCCCGGCTCGTCGTCCCAGCCTATATTGTGACGCTGCGCGAACAGCGCCAGCAGCCGGTAGAGCGAGCCCGAATCCAGATAATGAAAACCCAGCCGCGCGGCGACCAGGGCGGCGACGGTGCCCTTGCCCGAGGCGGACGGGCCGTCGATGGCGATGACAGGTGCGGTCATGTACAGACGATGTCCTTGCAGAAATTCGCGCCGGCCGCCGCGACGGGCAACCGGCCAAACCGTCGATTTTATCTCAAAGCCGCGGGCCGGCGCAGCAAGATTCTACGACGCGCGCCGCGCCGACGCGCCGCCACGCGGGTTTGCGCAAAGACCTTCCTGGCGGTTACATTGTCCGACGGGCGCCGCGTCGCCCTTCGCCAACCCCAAGAACACAAGATCCCGAACCGCCATGGAACAACTGCATCTCGCCCCCGTCCTCCGCCTGTCCGGCGCCATCAAGCTCCCCGGCTCGAAAAGCATCTCCAACCGCACCCTGCTGCTGGCCGCGCTGGGCAGCGGCAGCACCCTGGTGCGCGATCTGCTGGATTCGGACGACATCCGCCACATGCTGGCGGCGCTGAAGCTGCTGGGCGTGGAGATCGAACAGATAGGCGACAGCCGCGACTTCCGCGTGCAGGGCGTGGGCGGCGAATTTCCGGTTAAAAGCGCAGATCTATTCCTCGGCAACGCCGGCACCGCCTTCCGCCCGCTGACCGCCGCGCTGGCGCTGATGCAGGGCGACTACCAACTCAGCGGCGTGCCGCGCATGCACGAACGGCCGATCGGCGATCTGGTGGACGCGCTGCGCGTGGCCGGCGCCAAGATTCAGTACCAAGGCCAGCCCGGCTACCCGCCGCTGACCATCGCGCCGGCGCAACTGGAGGCCGGCCGGATCATCCCGGTCAAGGGCAATGTGTCCAGCCAGTTCCTCACCGCCTTGCTGATGGCGCTGCCGCTGACCGGCGAAACCGCGGTCATCGAAGTCAGCGGCGAGCTGATCTCCAAGCCCTATATCGAAATCACCCTCAACCTGATGGCGCGCTTCGGCGTGCGGGTTGAGCGCGACGGCTGGCGCCGCTTCACCATCCCCGGCGGCCAGACTTACATCTCCCCGGGAGAGGTTCACGTGGAAGGCGACGCCTCCAGCGCGTCCTATTTCCTCGCCGCCGGCGCGCTGGCGGGCGGCCCGGTGCGGGTGGAGGGCGTGGGCGCGGACAGCATTCAGGGCGACGTCAAGTTCGCCGACGCGCTGCGCCTGATGGGCGCCGAAGTCAGCATGGGGCCCAATTGGATAGAAGCCCGCGCCAGCCTCCCGCTCAAGGCGATAGACGCCGACTTCAACCACATCCCGGACGCGGCGATGACCTTGGCGGTGGCGGCGCTGGCCGCCGACGGCACCAGCACGCTGCGCAATATCGAGAGCTGGCGCGTCAAGGAAACCGACCGCCTGAGCGCGATGGCCGCCGAGCTGCGCAAGGTCGGCGCCGTGGTGGAAGAAGGCCAGGACTACATCCGCATCACCCCGCCGCCGGCCTTGACGCCGAACGCCGAGATCGACACCTACGACGACCACCGCATGGCGATGTGCTTCTCCCTGATTTCGCTGCTGGGCGCCCCGGTCACCATCAACGACCCCAAATGCGTGGCCAAGACCTTCCCCGATTACTTCGACGCGCTGGCCGCGCTGAGCGCTCAGGCATAAACGCCGCAGCGCCCCGATCCAGCCCCGCCCCGGCGGGGCTTTGTTTTGCCCGCCGCTTGCGCCCCGCCCGCCGATAAAACACAATATATGGATCACAAAAACAGAAAGACGCTAAATAATGGAAAACTTCTTCGCCCTACGCCGCCAATTCATGCAGCAGTTCGACATCCCCAGCCCGGCTCAGCCGCAATGGCAGCCGCAGCAGCTGGCGATGTGGGAGACCATGCTGGGCGAAGAGCTGGCGGAATTCCAGCAAGCGCTGGCCGACTACAAGCGCCAGGACGGCGATGATGCGAAACGCGCGCGGCGGATGGCGGAGCTGCTGGCCGAGGGCGTGGACGTGCTCAATGTGCTCAGCGGCCTGCTGATGTCGCAAGGCCTGCCGCTGGAAGAGATGACGCGGGAGATCCACGCCGCCAATATGCGCAAATGCGTGGACGGCAAGATTGTGCGCCGCGAGGACGGCAAGGTGCTGAAGCCGGCCGGCTGGCGGCCGGCCGACAAGGAAGGAGTGATACGCCGGGCGCTGGAGTCCTGAAAACCTGTTTACGTTCTGCTGCGCGTCGTGAAACGTGACGCGGCGAGTACCGCTTCGAAATGCTCATGCACCACGTGTACATTCCGCTTTCTCAGCCGCAACGCCTTGTCTCATCTTAGCTCGCGAGATCGTAAACAGGTTCTGAGAGCCCGATAAAGCCCGCCGCGCGTCGGCGGCAACGGCGCTCAATGATCCCGCCGCGCGAACAGCCGGGCGATGCCGTGGTAATGCGGCTGCCCATGGCCGACATCCAGCGCATACTCCTCTTGATAGGCCAGCAGGCTCAGCGCCGAGAACTGACGGCGCAGCTCTCCCGGCTGGTAGTAATGCTTGACGTAGGAGGCCGTCTCGCTGGCCACCCGGCCCAGGGCGTCGCACCCCGGATCGTCGACCGTGAACACCGATACGAACAGATGGCCGCCCGGCTCCAGCGCGGCGGCCATCTGGCGCGCCAGCGCCTCGCCCTCGTCCGCACCCAAATGATCCAGCGAAGTATTCGCGACGATCAGCCGGAAACGCCCCGGCTCCAGCTCCAGGCCGGCCAGATCCGCCACCCTGCCGCTTACGTTCAGCCTGCGCTCGTCCGCCGCCTCGCCCAGACTCGCGATCGCCTCCGCTGAACCGTCCACCGCCGTCATCGCGAAGCCCCGCTGAGCCAGAAACAAGGCGTTGCGACCCTGGCCGCAGCCCAGATCCAGGCCGGCTCCGTCGCCCGCCACATGATATTTTTCCAGATACTGGACCAAGGACGGGGACGGCTTGTCCCCGTAGAAGGACGTGCTCGAACGATACACGCCGTCGAAACCCGCTGCTGTCATGATGATGCCCCCGTCTCGGCTGCCCGCCTACGGCCTACCCCGGCCCGGGTGCATCCCAGGATACCTGTACGATAAGCCACCTACCCTTTTGGACAGCATAGACGATGTCCCCAGCAAGAACATCCCTATCGATTTAGCTATTCATCAAATCATTTGCGGCAGCGCGTGCAAGGACTGCGCCGGCAGCATTTCCAGCAACAGCCAGATCGCGGTTCCCGCCAGCATCGCCGCCATGCCGCAATTGAAAACCCTCAACCGGCGCGGCGACGCCAGGAAGCGGCGCGCGGCCACGCCGGACCCCGCCCACAGCGCGATGCACGGCAGGCCGATGACGAAAGTCAGCGCCGCGAACAGCAGGCCGGCATGCCAGGCGTTCATCTTGGCCGGCAGAAACACCATCGCGATATTGAAACCCATCAGCCACACCTTGGGATTCAACCAGTTGAACAGCACCCCGCCCCAAAACCCCATAGGCGCGCCGCCGGACTCGCCCGCGGACGGCGCCGAGCGCGCCATGCCCCAGGACAGCCACAGCAAATACAGGCAGCCGGCCATGGCCAGGTAAATCTGCACCGAAGCGATGACGGCGACCAGGCTGCCCAGGAACACCGTCAACAAGCCCACCTGCACCGACAGGCCCAGCGACATGCCCAGCAAGGCCGGCACCGTGCGGGAAAAACCATGATTGACCCCGGACGAGGCCAATACCAGATTGTTCGGCCCCGGCGTGATCGACATCACCAACAGATAAGTCACCAACGCAACAAAGTTCATTACCGCTCCAAACCATAGCCAGCGGCCGGACAATCCGGACGCGACATGTTTTCAATGCTGGCCATGATAACGCCGCCGCAACATCGAATACAGATTCAGAAAAATTGAATTGGAACCATAACAGTTTTACAATTTCAAAACTGTTATGGTCGTTTTTGCGGAAAATTGTACCGATGGCGACCCCCACATCTGTCAGCGAGGCCCCCAGCATGAGCGACGAACCCCTCTATCAGCAGTTGGTCAACGAATGGATCACCCTGATCCAGACCGGCGTGGTGCAACCCGGAGAACGGCTGCCCTCGGTGCGCAAGGCCTGCGAAATGCACAAGGTCAGCCCGTCCACCATCCTGATGACTTACCGCACGCTGGAGGACCGCGGCCTGATCGAGGCGCGGCCGCAATCCGGCTTCTACGTCAAATCCGCCGCCACCCTGCCGCTGCCGCGCATGCGCCGGCAAAGCGCCGCCCACCACGCCGGCGAGGTGGTGGACCAGATCGAAGCGGTGATGACGGCGCAGACGCGGGAGGATTTCATCGACCTGTCCTTGGCCAGCCCGCGCGGCAGCGACTTCTACCCCACCACCCGCTTCAAGCACATCATGGGGCGGCTGCTGCGCCAGCACCCGGAGCTGACCACCGATTACCCGTTTCCGCCCGGCTCGGAACGGCTGCGCCGCCAGATCGCCCAGCGCGCGGTCAGCTGGGGCTGCGTGCTGGCCGCCGAGGACTTGGTGATCACCAACGGCTGCACCGAGGCGCTGCAACTGGCCTTGCGCGCCTGCTGCAAGCCGGGCGACACCGTGGGCCTGGAATCGCCCACTTATTTCGCGCTGCTGCCCACGCTGAAGAACCTGGGCCTGAGCGTGATCGAAATTCCCACCCATCCGGCCAACGGCCTGTCGCTGGACGCGCTGGAACTCTTGCTGTCGGAGAAAAGGCTGAACGCCATCGTGGCCATGCCCACCGTGCACAATCCGCTGGGCTGCACCATGCCGGCCGAGGCCAAGCAAAGGCTGGCGGCGCTGGTCAACGAACACCAGGTGCCGCTGATCGAGGACGTGCCGCACGCCGATCTGCACTACGACGGCGCCACCCCGGACGCGGTCAAGGCCTATGACCGCGACGGCTGGGTGCTGCTGTGCTCCAGCTACAGCAAGACCCTGGCGCCGGGTTTTCGCATCGGCTGGATCGCGCCCGGGCGCTTCTTGCGGGAAGTGACGCGGCTGAAGTTCGCCAGCTCGCTGGCCCAGCCGCGCTTACTGGAGGAAACGCTGGCGGAATATCTGGAAACCGGCGGCTACGACCACCACCTGCGGCTGATCCGCCGCCACTTCATGAGCCAGATGGAAAGGCTGCGCGGCACCGTCGCCAGCTGCTTCCCGGCTCAGACGCGGGCCACCTCGCCGTCCGGCGGCTGCCTGCTGTGGGTGGAGCTGCCCAGCGGCGTGGACACCATGACATTGTTCCAGACAGCGCTGGCCGAACGCATCACCATCGCGCCCGGCACGCTGTACTCGGCCAAGGGGCGCTACCGCAATTGCGTGCGGCTGTCCTGCTGCTATCCGTGGAACCCGGCGTACGAACGCGCCTTGCGGCGCGTGGGGGAACTGGCGGGAGAGATGGCCGACTGAATCAGGCCGGACGGCCGCTACGCGGCGGCTGGGCGCGCACCGCGGCGCGCGAAGAGGACGGCGCGGACGACGGCGCCACCGCCGGCGCATGCTGCGGCGCGGACGCCGGCGGCGTGGCCTGCGACGGCAACGGACCGCCCGGCTCGCGGCCGGCCGGTTCGCGCGCGAACTGAGTATCGTCCGCCTTGCCCGGCGACAGCCAGCGCACCGCGGACAGATCGCCGTCCACCTTGGCCTTGGCCACGTCCTTGCAAGTCAGACACACCGGCACGCCCTTGCGCGCCTTCAAAGCCTGGTCCACCCGCGCGCCGAACACCACCGCGGACTTTTGCTTCTGCCAGGCCAGCAGCGTTTCGGCCAACATCGGGAAGGAAGGATCGTCCTGCTTGTAGTGATTGCGGTAAGCGGTCAGCCACAGTTCGCCGGCGGCGTCCTGATTCAGCAACACGGTCTGATAAGCCACCGTGACCGCGTCGCCGCGGCCCACAGTCTTGGACAGCAGCAAGGCGTCGTCGTTTTTCATGCGCACGCAGCCATGGCTGCGGAAACCGGGCACCGAGCCGGGCGCGTTGGTGCCGTGAAAGCCCAGGCCCAGCTTGGCCTCGCCGAAACGAATGAAGACCGGCCCCAGCGGGTTCTTGGGCCCCGGCGGCACCACGGTCTGCACTTCCTTGCCGCTGCGGCGCATTTCTTCCTGGATGGAGCGCGGCACATGCCAGGCCGGCGCCTTGTAAATGCCGGTAATGTCAAAGCTGCCGATCGGCGTCTGGGTCAGCATCTTGCCCACCGCCACCGGATAGATCTTGGACAGCCTGCCGTCCTGGTACTGGAACAGCCGCGCCTGCGGCAGGTTCAGCACCAAGTGCAGGCCCGCGGGGTTGACCTGCACATCAGGCTCGGGAATCACCGCCGCGCCGACAAACGGCGCCACGCCAAGCCCAAGCCAACCCAACAGCCCAACACATCGCTTCAACATACCGCACCATATCTAAAATCACTATTGTTCGATTCTAACAGAAAGCGTGGGAAAGCAAGATTCTGACTATTACCAAGCCCCTGCCGCCTCCGGGCCGTCGCTAATATTGTCGGTTTTACGCCAGCATAGCCGGCTTGAGCTCAAAACGCAGGCCAATGCGCCAAAACCCAGGCCGCCGCGTACAGGCCCAGGCCGAAACTGGCGTGCGCCGCCAGGCTGCGCCGGCGCGACAGCCATGGCCGCGGTGTTTTCGACGCGAAGAAACCCGCGCCCATCGCCGGCTGCATCAGCAGGAAAGGCGCCGCCGCGCTGGCGAGGCCGAACAAGAGCGCGGGCCCCGGCGTCGGCGCGCGCCACCAAAGCTCGCCGCACGCGGCCAGCAACAACAGCGCGAAGACGACGCCAATCAAATAATGCGCCAGCCAGCCCAGCGCCCGCTCGCCGCGCGCCGGCTCGGCGCGGGCGATGCTTGCGTGGCGGAAGCGGCCGCGCCGCCAATGCGCCATCCAGCGCCCCACCAGCGCGTAATCCAGCGACGGCGTGCCAAAGCTTCGCCGCAGCCAGTACGCCCACGCGTCCATCACCGCCGTGGCGCCTACGCCCACCAGCGCGCCGCGCGCCAACCATTCCGTCACCGCATCCATGCCCTCTCCCCATCAACCATTCAATGCCCACGCCGCGCCCGACGCGACGCCGGCGCTGACAAACGCCAGCCAATAGACTATCATTAAATAGATTGATTGAATGATATTTTGAAGGCCGTCCATGACCAGCACTCTCCCGCCCGCTCCGGAACGCTTCGCCGACCTGGCCGACCTGGCCCGCACGCTGAGCCACGCCCACCGACTGTTGCTGCTGGAACACATCGCCCAAAGCGAGCGCCCGGTTGAGCGGCTGGCCGAGCTGGCCGGCCTGTCCATCGCCAACGCCTCGCAACACCTGCAACACCTGAAGCGCGCCGGACTGGTCCTATCGCGCCGCGACGGCAAGCGCGTGATGTACCGGCTGGGCGACGGCCCCATTCTGTCCGTGCTGGACGCGCTGCGCCGTCAGGCCGAGCACCGCCGCGCCGCCGTCCGCGCGCTGCTGGACGACGCCGCCGCCCGGCCCGAGACGCTGGACGGCGTCACGCTGGACGAGCTGCTGCGCCGCTTGGGCGACGGCGACCTCATCCTGCTGGATGTGCGGCCGGCGGACGAGTACGCCGCCGGCCATCTGCCCGGCGCGCTCAACCTGCCGCCGGAGCGGTTGGAACACGGCCTGGAACAGCTCAGCGCCGGCGCCGAAATCATCGCCTATTGCCGCGGCCCCTTCTGCATGCTGTCCACCCAGGCGGTGGCCGCCTTGCGCGCCCGCGGCCTGAACGCCAGGCGGCTGGACAGCGGCTTCCCGCAATGGAAAGCGGCCGGGCTGGAGGTCGAAACCGGCGCGCCGGCCGGCGCGGACAAAAAACCCCTGCGCGTTGCCGGATAATTTGAGAAAATCGCCGCTTTCCGTTTGATTTTCCAAGCAACACCATGACGCACAAACAGACTATCGCCCAGGTCGAGTCGCTGGACCACGAAGGCCGGGGAGTCGCCCACGTCGATGGCAAGACCATCTTCATCGACGGCGCGCTGCCTTATGAAACCGTGGTCTACAGCGCCTATCGCAAAAAGTCTTCCTACGAGAACGCCAACACCAGCCAGGTGCTGAAGGAAAGCTTTCTGCGCACACAGCCGCGCTGTCCGCATTACGGCACCTGCGGCGGCTGTTCGATGCAGCATGTGGAGTTCTCCGCCCAAGTGGCGGTCAAGCAAAGGGTGCTGGAAGACAATCTGGCCCGCATCGGCCGGGTCAAGCCGCAACAGGTACTGACGCCCATCGCCGGCCCGGCCTGGCACTACCGCCACCGCGCGCGGATGTCGGCGCGGCTGGTGGAGAAAAAGGGCGGCGTGCTGGTGGGCTTCCACGAGAAGCGCTCCACCTACATCACCGACATGAGCGAATGCCACATCCTGCCGCGTCATATCTCGGACCTGATCGTGCCGCTGCGCGAGATGATCTACAAGCTGTCGATCAACAACCGCATGCCCCAGGTGGAGCTGGCGGTGGGCGACAAGGTGGACATCCTGGTGTTCCGCAATATGGAAGCCATCAACGACGCCGACCACGCGCTGCTGCGCGCCTTCTCCGACGCCCACGGCAGCAAGGAGCGGCCCTTGCAGATGTGGCTGCAGCCCAAGGGCCCGGACACCTGTTATCCGGTCTACCCGCTGGACGCGCCCAAGCTGACTTACAGCCTGCCGGAATACCGCGTGGAGATGCCCTACTACCCCACCGAGTTCACCCAGGTGAACCCCGAGATCAACGCGGTCATGGTGGCGCGCGCGCTGAAATTCCTGGACCCGCGGCCGGGCGAGCGCATCGCCGACATGTTCTGCGGCATCGGCAACTTCACCCTGCCCATCGCCCGGTCCGGCGCCGAGGTGCACGGCATGGAAGGCAGCCAGCCCCTGGTCAAGCGCGCGGTGGAAAACGCCACCCACAACGGCCTGCAGGACAAGGTCAGCTATGAGATGGCCAATCTGTTCGAAGTCACCGAGGAGTCCTTCGCCGCGCTCGGCCGCTTCGACAAGATGCTGGTGGACCCGCCGCGCGACGGCGCGGTGCAGCTGCTGAAGGCCATCACCGAGGACACCGCGCCCAAACGCATCGTCTACGTGTCCTGTAATCCGGCCACGCTGGCGCGCGACGCCAATGTGCTGGTGCACACCAAGGGCTACACGCTGAAGGCGGCCGGCATCATCAATATGTTCCCGCACACCGCCCACGTGGAGTCCGTGGCCTGGTTCGAAAAAACCGGCCCGTGCAAGAGCCGCAGCGAAATCGCCGCGATCGAAGCCGCCGAGGAAGCCGAACGCGAGGCGGTGAAAGCGGCGCAGCGCGCCGAGGCGGCGGCGGAAGCCGCCAAGAAGGAGCAGGAGCTGGCTGAAAAGGCCGCGGCCAAGCAGGCCCGCCGCGATTATTATTTCGCCGAACAAGCCCGCCGCGAAGCGGAACAGCAAGCGCAATAGTCCCGCATGCGACAAGCCTCCGGCCATGGCCGGGGGCTTTATTTTTGAGCCGGCCGCACAGCTTGTTTGATCAAACCGGCTGGTTTGCGACAGCGGATAAGCGCACAGTGGCGGGCGAATGCGTTTTACATGGAAGCGGCAATCGCTTCATGTCAAAATTCGCCGTTCGCCAATCAACAACACAAGCACACACACAGCGGGCGCGCCCGCCAACATCGCCGCTCCTGCCTGAAGGACGGCCCATCAAGGCAATAGATATGCACATACTTCAATTCGTCTTCGGACTGCTGGTTGTCTTCCTGCTGACCCAAGTGGTGGCGCGCGACCGCAAGAACATCAAGATCCGCTACGTGCTGCAACTGATCGTGGTGGAGATGGCGCTGGCCTACTTCCTGCTGCACTCCAGCTACGGCCTGACCCTGGTGGGCGGCGTGGCCGGCGTGTTCGATAAATTGATGAGCTACGCCGGCGAAGGCACCAACTTCGTGTTCGGCGGCCTGCTCAATCAGGGCGAGTTCAGCTTCTTCCTCAAGGTGCTGATGCCCATCGTCTACATCTCGGTGCTGATCGGCATCCTGCAGCACATCCGCGTGCTGCCCTGGGTGATACGCGGCATCGGCTGGGTGCTGGCCAAGATCAGCGGCATGGGCAAGATCGAGTCCTTCAACGCCGTCGGCTCCATGATCGTGGGCCAGTCCGAGAACTTCATCGCCTACAAGAACATCATCGGCAGCTTCTCGGAAAAGCGCATGTACACGCTGGCCGCCACCGCCATGTCCACGGTGTCCATGTCCATCGTCGGCTCCTATATGCAGATCATCCAGCCGCGTTTCGTGGTCACCGCGCTGATTCTCAATCTGTTCAGCACCTTCGTCATCCTGTCGCTGATCAACCCCTACGACGCCAGCCGCGACGACGATGAACTGATCAGCGCCGAAGCCGCCCACCGCATGTCCTTCTTCGAAATGCTGGGCGACTACATCATGGCCGGCTTCAAGATCGCCGTGATCGTCGGCGCGATGCTGATCGGCTTCATCGCGCTGATCACCACCGTCAACCACCTCTTCGACGCCGTCTTCGGCGTGAACTTCCAGTATGTGCTGGGCTATGTGTTCTATCCCTTCGCCTGGTTGATGGGCATTCCGGCCGCCGACATCATGCCGGCCAGCAGCATCATGGCCACCAAATTGGTGACCAATGAGTTCGTGGCGATGATGGAATTGAAAAAGCTCACCGCCCAGCTGTCGGA
It contains:
- a CDS encoding aminotransferase-like domain-containing protein, whose translation is MSDEPLYQQLVNEWITLIQTGVVQPGERLPSVRKACEMHKVSPSTILMTYRTLEDRGLIEARPQSGFYVKSAATLPLPRMRRQSAAHHAGEVVDQIEAVMTAQTREDFIDLSLASPRGSDFYPTTRFKHIMGRLLRQHPELTTDYPFPPGSERLRRQIAQRAVSWGCVLAAEDLVITNGCTEALQLALRACCKPGDTVGLESPTYFALLPTLKNLGLSVIEIPTHPANGLSLDALELLLSEKRLNAIVAMPTVHNPLGCTMPAEAKQRLAALVNEHQVPLIEDVPHADLHYDGATPDAVKAYDRDGWVLLCSSYSKTLAPGFRIGWIAPGRFLREVTRLKFASSLAQPRLLEETLAEYLETGGYDHHLRLIRRHFMSQMERLRGTVASCFPAQTRATSPSGGCLLWVELPSGVDTMTLFQTALAERITIAPGTLYSAKGRYRNCVRLSCCYPWNPAYERALRRVGELAGEMAD
- a CDS encoding ArsR/SmtB family transcription factor, whose product is MTSTLPPAPERFADLADLARTLSHAHRLLLLEHIAQSERPVERLAELAGLSIANASQHLQHLKRAGLVLSRRDGKRVMYRLGDGPILSVLDALRRQAEHRRAAVRALLDDAAARPETLDGVTLDELLRRLGDGDLILLDVRPADEYAAGHLPGALNLPPERLEHGLEQLSAGAEIIAYCRGPFCMLSTQAVAALRARGLNARRLDSGFPQWKAAGLEVETGAPAGADKKPLRVAG
- the rlmD gene encoding 23S rRNA (uracil(1939)-C(5))-methyltransferase RlmD — encoded protein: MTHKQTIAQVESLDHEGRGVAHVDGKTIFIDGALPYETVVYSAYRKKSSYENANTSQVLKESFLRTQPRCPHYGTCGGCSMQHVEFSAQVAVKQRVLEDNLARIGRVKPQQVLTPIAGPAWHYRHRARMSARLVEKKGGVLVGFHEKRSTYITDMSECHILPRHISDLIVPLREMIYKLSINNRMPQVELAVGDKVDILVFRNMEAINDADHALLRAFSDAHGSKERPLQMWLQPKGPDTCYPVYPLDAPKLTYSLPEYRVEMPYYPTEFTQVNPEINAVMVARALKFLDPRPGERIADMFCGIGNFTLPIARSGAEVHGMEGSQPLVKRAVENATHNGLQDKVSYEMANLFEVTEESFAALGRFDKMLVDPPRDGAVQLLKAITEDTAPKRIVYVSCNPATLARDANVLVHTKGYTLKAAGIINMFPHTAHVESVAWFEKTGPCKSRSEIAAIEAAEEAEREAVKAAQRAEAAAEAAKKEQELAEKAAAKQARRDYYFAEQARREAEQQAQ
- a CDS encoding L,D-transpeptidase, translated to MAPFVGAAVIPEPDVQVNPAGLHLVLNLPQARLFQYQDGRLSKIYPVAVGKMLTQTPIGSFDITGIYKAPAWHVPRSIQEEMRRSGKEVQTVVPPGPKNPLGPVFIRFGEAKLGLGFHGTNAPGSVPGFRSHGCVRMKNDDALLLSKTVGRGDAVTVAYQTVLLNQDAAGELWLTAYRNHYKQDDPSFPMLAETLLAWQKQKSAVVFGARVDQALKARKGVPVCLTCKDVAKAKVDGDLSAVRWLSPGKADDTQFAREPAGREPGGPLPSQATPPASAPQHAPAVAPSSAPSSSRAAVRAQPPRSGRPA
- a CDS encoding DUF2938 domain-containing protein is translated as MDAVTEWLARGALVGVGATAVMDAWAYWLRRSFGTPSLDYALVGRWMAHWRRGRFRHASIARAEPARGERALGWLAHYLIGVVFALLLLAACGELWWRAPTPGPALLFGLASAAAPFLLMQPAMGAGFFASKTPRPWLSRRRSLAAHASFGLGLYAAAWVLAHWPAF
- a CDS encoding NupC/NupG family nucleoside CNT transporter → MHILQFVFGLLVVFLLTQVVARDRKNIKIRYVLQLIVVEMALAYFLLHSSYGLTLVGGVAGVFDKLMSYAGEGTNFVFGGLLNQGEFSFFLKVLMPIVYISVLIGILQHIRVLPWVIRGIGWVLAKISGMGKIESFNAVGSMIVGQSENFIAYKNIIGSFSEKRMYTLAATAMSTVSMSIVGSYMQIIQPRFVVTALILNLFSTFVILSLINPYDASRDDDELISAEAAHRMSFFEMLGDYIMAGFKIAVIVGAMLIGFIALITTVNHLFDAVFGVNFQYVLGYVFYPFAWLMGIPAADIMPASSIMATKLVTNEFVAMMELKKLTAQLSEYTIGVISIFLVSFANFSSIGIIAGAVKGLDEERGNMVSRFGLKLVYGSTLVSILSALIGGLVL